The Pseudomonadota bacterium DNA segment TCTTTGGTCAGACAAACCTTCAAGAGAGCAACCGGCGGGTCCTCCTGTTCCATCACGCTGCTGGCTTTCGTCAAGTCGGCGAAAAGACCTATGGCGATAGAACCGACGCGATCTTGCGGCTAGACAGACCGGACTTCGAGGCATCGCGCCATGCGGCTCTGTGGCGGCGTCGGCGCTACTCCGAAGGCGGCCAGGTTCGGCCACGGCCAAAGGCGGATGTTGGATTGCAGCCAAGAGCTTCGCTTGAGCAAGCAGTACTCGCGACAAAGGAGTGGATCGCCAGCTTGAGTTCAATCCCCGCGTCTGAAATCGAGGACGAGGACCATGTGAAGGACCTGCTTTCCGCGGACTCGCTAGCGATATTGGAACTACTAGCCAGATTAGAGTCGGCTCTCGATACGGAGTTCTCGGAAGAGGATCTCTGCGGAGTAACGACAGTTCGGTCACTCGCGGAGATGCTGGCGAGCAAGCTATCAGGGCCGTGAAGCGGCCCAGCTCCCCGTCAACTCTTGACGCAATGCTCGCGTACTGGGCGGCTACCAGACCTGAGCATACGGCCGTCGTGTGCGAAGACGATCAGTATAGCTACGAGACCGTCGAAAAGGCCGTGGGCAATCTGGCTCGGCTGCTCGTAAGGACCGGACTCCAGCCTGGCGATACGCTGTGCTCTCTAGTTCCAAAGTCCTTTGATTTCGTTGTCGCTTTTCTGGCCACCCTGCGAGTTCGAGCTCTCTATCTTGGATTGAGCACAGAAACTCAAGCAACGGATCTAGCGAGCACCCTTGCAGGCCTACGCGCACGGTGGCTCCTTGTCGGCGGAGAAGCGTCGCAAGCGCTCACAGCGACCGCTCGGTTGCCTCTAGACCTTTCGGTTGTCCACCTCGATCGCAGCGAGCTACTGGAGCCTTCCGATGACCGCGGTGCCCCGGATTGCCACGGCGAGATGGGTAGTCCGTGTTACTTGAACGCGACCTCGGGTACGACTGGATCACCCAAGTTCGTCGTAGCAACCCATGCCAATCTCGCCTGGAACTGCATTTCGGCGATCGACACTTTCGGGCTGAGACCAGGCGACGTTCACCTTTGTACGTTTCCCGTGCATGTGCATCCCCATGAGAGTATCGCACGTGCGATCTACTCAGGCGGTGCCACGATCGTAGAGGAGTTCAAGCCTCGGCGTGTCGTAGAGCGAATTGTCCGTGGTGAGGTAACCCACTTAATGTCGTCCCCAGCGGTATTCAGGTTGTTGCTTGATACAAAGCCCGAGTCTGGACGGGAAGGCGGGTCGTTGCGAATCGCGGAAGCCGGAGGCGCGGTGACCACGCGGGAACTATCGCGAGAGTTCACGGATCGCTTTGGGCTTCCCCTGACCCCTGTCTGGGGCAGTTCAGAGACCACCGGCATGGCGCTTGCGGTCGCTGCCGATGACGATGTACGCGATCAATATCCCTTAGGCCGGTGCTGCTCTTCATACCTGGCCGAATGTGCGGACTTGGAAACC contains these protein-coding regions:
- a CDS encoding fatty acid--CoA ligase family protein, with amino-acid sequence MCEDDQYSYETVEKAVGNLARLLVRTGLQPGDTLCSLVPKSFDFVVAFLATLRVRALYLGLSTETQATDLASTLAGLRARWLLVGGEASQALTATARLPLDLSVVHLDRSELLEPSDDRGAPDCHGEMGSPCYLNATSGTTGSPKFVVATHANLAWNCISAIDTFGLRPGDVHLCTFPVHVHPHESIARAIYSGGATIVEEFKPRRVVERIVRGEVTHLMSSPAVFRLLLDTKPESGREGGSLRIAEAGGAVTTRELSREFTDRFGLPLTPVWGSSETTGMALAVAADDDVRDQYPLGRCCSSYLAECADLETGLPLDRTGEIGELRVAGPGVASRYFGSADNHVFQQGWYHTGDLVRRQADGVFYFVGRKHDMVKASGLRVYPLEIETIIQSHPSVREAVVMGAIDPERGERLAALVVPRDGHSLSIRELAFFCSQRLESHKVPRLIRLCRALPRNDLGKVDRIAALAAIDPDRRLRALSFSESPDG
- a CDS encoding GNAT family N-acetyltransferase; the encoded protein is MADDQAHLLDSRGDLFTVRSLSPAMASRFADDLVAAHNLIPYQRWTMEDLLADRDSAREFFGKWEISTIALSVDERPLGFCIGFERAADGTYYESNGIYLHRLAVSSQFQGRSIGALLQAETIARALSRGLKYVQDLPVAPIFGQTNLQESNRRVLLFHHAAGFRQVGEKTYGDRTDAILRLDRPDFEASRHAALWRRRRYSEGGQVRPRPKADVGLQPRASLEQAVLATKEWIASLSSIPASEIEDEDHVKDLLSADSLAILELLARLESALDTEFSEEDLCGVTTVRSLAEMLASKLSGP